ACCATCGCGCAGCTCTACACGCGCACCGAAGATGGCCAACACCTTCACCCGGAGAGTGAGCTTGAGGCCGGGCAGGTGATCGAGGTGACCAACCGCGAAGTCACGGTCATTGAGGGCTACTGGGACTTTCAATACACCCGCAACCCGGGCGCGGCCTTTGGTATTTTTGCCGATAAAGACAGCTCGTTTCGCGAGCCCTTCTTCCTGGCTGTCAGTCTTCTGGCGGTGTTCATCATCCTGGGGCTTCTGCGCGGGGTTCAGAACGATCAGCGTCTGCTGCTCTGGGCGCTGGCGCTGATTGCCGGTGGCGCGTTGGGCAACTTCATCGACCGCGCGCGCTACGGCTATGTCACCGACTTCATCGTCTGGAAGTATACCGATGCCCACCGCTGGCCGACGTTTAACATCGCCGACGCGCTGATCTGTGTGGGGGTGGCCTTTATGGTCATCGAGATGATCCGCGACGTGATGCGCGAGCGTGGCGAGAGAGCGCAGGTCGAAGAGGTCTGAGTTCCCCCGGTGTTAGAGCATGGTTTGAACGTCAAAAAAGCCGCCCCGAGTCTCGGGGGCGGCTTTTTTGATGAGAGGATATCGAAAGGCGGTGGCGGGCCGGTTTCAGCCCAGCTGATCGAGGAAGTCGAGCTTGACCTCGTCACCCAGGCGGTCGAGCAGAAAGCGGCGGAAGTCGTCACGGATCTGCACCTCGACCTGGCGGATACGTTCTTTGGAGACGCCCCAGTATTCGCCAAGGTCAACCAGGCTGCGGGGCTCCTCGGCGATCATGCGATCAAACCAGATGGTCATCTCGCGTTCGTCTTCGAGGTTCTCGCCAAAGGCATTGATGGCCTCACGCAGGCGAGTGGCCAGGTCGTAATCGGTGACCAGCTCTTCGGGGTCGGCCGTCTCCGAGTGCATCAACTCGCCGACGGTGGTCTTTTCGTGGCCGGGAGCCTGGGCGTCGAGGTAGACCGGCGGGGCGTCGAGCTGGGCGGCCACGCGCACCACCTCGCTCTCATCGACATCGAGGTAGTCGGCGATAAGCGCCGGGGTGGGGTTGGGGTGGCCCTGACGCATCAACTCGCGGCGAGCTTTTTTGAGGTTGTAGAAGAGCTTGCGCCCGGCGCGCGAGCTCCCAATTTTGACCGGGTGGAGATGATTCATCAGGTAGTTGAGAATCATCGCCCGAATCCAGTACTGGGCGTAGCTTGTGAATTTGACGCCGCGGTACGGATCGTAGCGGGTGACGGCTTCGGCCAGTCCCACGTTGCCCTCCTGGATCAGGTCGAGGAGGTTGGTCCAACGTCGCTGGTACTCGCGGGCCAGCTTCACCACCAGACGCAGGTTGGTGAGGATGAGCATCTTGCCGGCGTTACGGTCGTTTTCGTTGACGTAGCGCTCGGCCAGCTCCTGCTGTTCATCAGCGGGCAGGGGCTCGATGTAGTTGAGGCGGGCCAGGTAGGCAGTCAGCGGATCGGCGCTGGCGGGCAGATTGAGGTTGGAGCCACGCATCATCGGCAGGCTCAAGTCGCCAAAAAGTTCGGAGGCGTCATTGAGCGAACCGGCATCAAGCCCCATCTCCTGATCGGTGCCCTTGAGCTTGACGCTGCTGTGCTTGCCCTTGTCGACGAGCACTTCAACTTTCGAGGTGGTCGATTCGTTGGGTTTGGGATGTTGGGTAGTCATAAAGTCGATACCCCCTTCACGGAAGTTGTCCGACTTCGAACGTATCGAAGATCCGAAGCGGACCAGAATGCGAACTCACCAGCAGAGATGCTGCGGTGAGGATCGACGTTTCAAAGATCTCGCAGGCAAAACACCACGGTCGGTTGTTCTATTCGACCTCGTGGTGTCGCCACGGCCGGGAGACCTGGACGGCGATCAAACTAGAAATCTAGGCACCGCGTTCGTCCGGACACACCCCGGCGAGCACAACGCTGCCTGTGCGCGGTGATAGGACGCGGTATGAGGCGGTCGTCTTACACCTGCGATGAGGTGGACGACCTACAGCTACGGCAGGGTGGAATGAACGCAGGGTAGAGCAGAGCGGCCCGGGCGTCGATCGAAAGTTTTCCCCAGCGCCAGCCGGAACGTTGAGTGCCGACCGAGCTTAGAAGAAGACCGAGAAGCCGCCGGCGATGTAGCCGAACTTCGAGCTCTGGTTGAGGTCGTGACGATAGGAGATATCCAGGCCGGCGGCCTGAGAGCGCCATCCGAAGCCGGCGGTGATCAGGTTGCGGTCGAAGAAGCCGCGTCGCTCAAAGCCCAGGCGCAGCGGGATGGCGTTGGCCGCCAGGTACTCCAGGCCCACTCCGAAGTCGAAGACCGGATCGTCGGCGGAGGTGATATCCACCATGGCCTGGCCGGTGAACTGAAAGGTGGTCGCCGTGCCCAGACCAAAACCTCCGCCGATACGCGTGGGCACCGAGCCGCGACAGCGCGCGTTGTCGCGGCAGGGATCGATGAGGTTCTGACCGGTCACT
This genomic stretch from Lujinxingia sediminis harbors:
- the lspA gene encoding signal peptidase II; translated protein: MKNASLMKYGLFALIVVIGVALDQWSKWYAESWLATERPGFFSHPIVLEVPEQAEGTTVEAYLTETFEANSPEEVKTIAQLYTRTEDGQHLHPESELEAGQVIEVTNREVTVIEGYWDFQYTRNPGAAFGIFADKDSSFREPFFLAVSLLAVFIILGLLRGVQNDQRLLLWALALIAGGALGNFIDRARYGYVTDFIVWKYTDAHRWPTFNIADALICVGVAFMVIEMIRDVMRERGERAQVEEV
- a CDS encoding sigma-70 family RNA polymerase sigma factor; the encoded protein is MTTQHPKPNESTTSKVEVLVDKGKHSSVKLKGTDQEMGLDAGSLNDASELFGDLSLPMMRGSNLNLPASADPLTAYLARLNYIEPLPADEQQELAERYVNENDRNAGKMLILTNLRLVVKLAREYQRRWTNLLDLIQEGNVGLAEAVTRYDPYRGVKFTSYAQYWIRAMILNYLMNHLHPVKIGSSRAGRKLFYNLKKARRELMRQGHPNPTPALIADYLDVDESEVVRVAAQLDAPPVYLDAQAPGHEKTTVGELMHSETADPEELVTDYDLATRLREAINAFGENLEDEREMTIWFDRMIAEEPRSLVDLGEYWGVSKERIRQVEVQIRDDFRRFLLDRLGDEVKLDFLDQLG